TGGACTCTACGGAGATGAGAACCTTGGTTGTATGGTgagactaaaataaatataaagtaactgttatgtgtaatatataaagattgacCTTTTGACAATAACGCTCTTTTTAACAGacgttctaaatttgaatttaattttgacttacAGTTTATGATGACCTTTCAACGATAATGCTCTTTTTAACAGACAttctaaattctaaaaaaaattaaaaaaaaattgaatttagttttatatgaaaGAAGTTTTATTTGTAGGAAGATCCACTGGTCTTGAGCCGTTCGTACGGTAAATAGAATAGGTTCTATAGAAAAACACAGACAAtacaatagatattataatacacgAACCATACACTCTTCCCTTTTAAAGGGCGAAGTCTTTGACAAGCTGTAAGGCACTTGGCTTATTTCGGACACTGTTATTGTTTAGTTCCTTTACCGGATATTTgcgattttgatatattttattgcccAACAAAGATCGTTTTTAATCTACTAGCATTCATCCAAAGTAACACATGGTCAAGtcatttgtttagtttaataaactgtatttaaaacgattttaaataatcgtACTGCTTTGAAAAGGTGTCTTTCATTTATTGCAAATTttagacttttaattttattaatatccatTACTAAAGATTTAATGTCAccattggcagaatattttgcaCTCACctaaacaaatatcaaaacagTGTTCATTtacttaatgtaataaaagtaaacgaGTCCATAAGATAACACAAATCAGATTCTAAACATTTGAACACaagcacgagggacataacatcttatttctcaaggttggtggcgcatcagTGTTACAAGGAACGAATAGTATATCTTATCAGTACCAATGTCTAGTGTCAGCTATGACtatttaacatcaggtggcccatttgtcagaCAACCTACCTGACACAtcaaaaaagcaattaaatagAGCTTTAGATGTCGTTATATCATTCCAGGTATTCCACGTCTGTGCCCTAACAGACGACGGTCTTGTCATGAAATCTTTCCTCTGTCCTGAATCTACTCTCTTCGATCAAACTATCCTCAAGTGTAACTGGTGGTTCTACGTGGACTGCAAGAACACCATGAAGTTGTACGACACCAACATTCCTGTGTCGAAGAGCTATCAGCTGATGAAGGCTTTAACTTTCTTCTCCTCTTATAAGAAAGAAATGGAAGATGGTGAGTAGTATCAGATAACATTCGATTGCATCGTCGAAATTTAACTGAAGAACTAAAATCTAAAAAGTTTGACTACATAGACCTTATTAAAGTGTGGTCAaagatttagatataaaaagtgtCCTGTATCCTTCCTTAGGTTTCAAACttatataccaaaaaatatcaaattcggttcagtgttttatCCGTGatagcgtaacagacagagagactttcgcatttataataccaGTATAGATGTTTAATTTGACCGCAAatcgttatatattatgaacTGAACACATACAAtccctattattataattattttatttatgccaaaaaaaacaaagacacaaaatacaaatttcgtacattatcataatttatataacagtaataaaatactgtaacttttgaattaaaaatcttaacatAAATTTTCAATGGTTACAGGCCAACCAATGAACCCAGAAGACGTAGAAGGTATCAAAAGTGCTATAACAATACTAGAAAATCAAGACTCGAAGCCAGAAGGAAGCGAGAACGTTGAAATCATTACGCCATCTCCCAATACGCTACCCATTATAGACGAAAGGCACtcgtacaataaaaacaatgtaacaTCACCAGTATACAGGGGGACTAGAGATTACACAAATTCTACTGAAAAAAGAAACCAGAGGCGCAACCCTGTGCAGACCCAAGACAATGGAGATGAATACAAACTGATCACCCTTAAtgccaatattaattttaataacaccaAAAACTCTGAAAATAAGTCTTCAGAAAATTCATCCGAGAGAAAGAGACGAAGAATGGTATCGAGGAATAACTACACGCCTACGACTAAGTCAACAACTATTCCTGTTACTACTACAACTGCTACTACCACTACCACCACTActtctactactactactacacaAGCTCCCGTTGAAGTGACGACGCCAtctgtagaaataataaaacaagaaatacATCCCATAGAAGATATAACACCAAACACTGAACAACAAGTAAAGCTAACAGATCAAATTGAAAACTTAGGAGAAATAGATTACACTATTCTAAGAGAAGCCGAACACTCTCCGCCAGTACGTCGATTTTATAGATCAAGTCATGAAAGAGATgacacgataaataaaaaagagatagAGATAGTTAATAACAAAAGAGTACAGATCATAAGACCAACATCCTCAGCTCAACTCGTAGGGGAATACCCGACACAGACAGCGACTATCGCTAAATTAGATGAAGCAGTTTTAGGTAGAAAAATCAGCGGAAGATTCAAGAAGGAAGCGATAACAATAGTCGTACCGACGAACTACGCCATCCATCGAAGTCCGACGAGAGATCGAACATAGCCCAAAACGAATTTTAGtcaataacttaatttttagtGTCATATAgatacattgttaatttatttatttcctcgtCAGATACGTAAGCGTCGACGATCGTACTGTGAATTACGTATTTGCTCAATTTTCACGATAGTCTAGATGAATCAGTCAAGTGATATTACGGTGTATGTTTTTAGTTGTTTAGAATAAAAACTGTTTCCTTattcagttatttttatttcgattaaaaaCTTTCATTTCTTTTTCGTTTTAAGACATTTACAAAGTCTCTCGCATATTATCGGACCGATAACAATTATTCCCGCGGCTGCCATAGCGGTGGCTGCAGATAAACAaatcatattttcaattaaaaataaatttaatacaacagATGTTTAATCGTTCGTAACAATATCTCTATTAAGAAGAATATCTGAAACAATGAAAAAACtcaagtaaatttttaaactcTCATTAATCAAAAATTCAAATCACTTCAACCACTTAAACATTTAGAATTGAATAATAGAACAGTTAAgtgaaatacatatttatttatttatttatgataatattacaaacgtAGAAAAAGGTACAACTATCGTTTGGTTGATTTCAAGAAGCATCGCAATAATTTCTCACAAACCAAAGGACCGCAAGCTATCAGACCCATAGCGGCCACTGCCGTCGCAGCTGTCATACAAATCATCTTtaccaacaaataaaatacactcactaaaattgataatagcggtccatttaaataattaatcgaatGTTCAATAAAAGAAATGTGATCGAGGTGAAATTAGACCTTCACAAAATAACAATCAACTCACAGATTCAATTTTAGATGACTAAAGTTAAGAATTTGTAACAATATTCAGTAGGGTATTCCGCAGTCAGGGCAGATGGGCACAGGAGGGCAGGTACACTTGCGATGTAAGATTTTCTGAGTGCAGTAGGGTATGCAAATGATTAACGCCGTTGCACTCACGAGACTCAGTAAGGACACGCAAATCATGCGGCCACTGTTACCTGCCCAAGCGAATTCTGAAATAAAACATTGGTATATTTATAAACCCCAATTAGGAAAAATCCGTAAAGGCTTATTACTAAGCGTagctaaaatttatatatactagtcTAGTGGTAAACGGTGAAGGAAATCTTTGTGAGTAAGCCTACATTTTGTCAgataaaattaatcacatgcGTGTCATCACTGAAACAGTGTGGTGCCATTAAgtccaaaatataattatgagtgACTAGCGGCTTGACATCAACTGGGCTGTTGTTGTTAGGAAAAATAATCAAAggcgtaatttaatttaatttttaaaggtaCAGATTAAATAGCAGCTCGTATTCATAATATGGaataaatcaatgaaaaaatatataatcaattaaattttagaatCTTGTCAAATTACCTTTATACTCCCAATTATAGTCCACTGAAATTtggagtatatattttaaattccaaaaGATAATCCTGATAACAAGATTATCCTGGCGCAATTCCACAATAATTTTAAGCTCATAttgtttaatgatatttattaataatttatcactttATAATAAGGACCGAATTCAGAATTTTTCAATGTCAGTTATCttcttctaaatttgaaattactGCTGTCAGAAAATGTCATGTCAATAAATACTCTTTTCTCTTCGGCAGAAGATAtgacgtatttaaaaaattaacagtatGTTCAAGTAACTTTCGTACATTGACATTccatacaaacataatattatgttgtatatgtatatactagatgcaatttttactaaaataactcTTTCAGGtggaaaaaaaaatgagaaaaaatgataaaaaaaacgtacttaATGtggaaatgatttattaaaacagattaaatattatgtctaacattgtaaatatacaattttaagtattacattaatttccgctacaagcacttttacattttgttaaagAAAAGGTTCTACGTCCACATTTTGATCGTCTAAGGCAAGTATCCAAAAGTAGAGGGCCACAGGAAATGCAACCAGCTGCGATGAAGGCTGTGACGCATGTCATACATATGAGCATGTCGTTAGAGAATCCCTATTTTTTCAGGCACTTGATGAATTTTTGCATTTCAAATTGTCGGTAACAAACGGGAACGCACGCGAGGAATGTGGCAGAGGCGATGAGCGCGTACAGTGAGAGGCAAATCATCTTTTATCGCCGTCACACTATTGCCCTCGTGTTTTGTCAAGATGAAAAATTTTCTCTACCTGCAATAGATAGGGGAGAAAAAATAGTATCTTTAGTTGTTTCAAACAGACAGAAatcatcaatatatttaatcttaaactttacaaagacatatttaataatacattatcgTGGGAAGAATTCTCACCTaagtttgtatttttagttataattccTTTGATAAACCAGGACAAGTAGA
Above is a window of Vanessa atalanta chromosome 19, ilVanAtal1.2, whole genome shotgun sequence DNA encoding:
- the LOC125071329 gene encoding uncharacterized protein LOC125071329 isoform X2, with protein sequence MKPSQNFFCGLLFLLAVSIEIVQPLCVLESDFGFKINCAFKKSGLFRVRNLGGIKAHASLGFSLGDELGFEQSLTNQDPSRRRSVSFKNGAPNILVDTSSRPAPKQEKRAKQNRIMMRPMAPVSRPNQSAMDKLSTLHRRVSSTMQPIVISGPTAETPMYKAQPTVTMAKPMPMGVPPFRPLPPKEETLRVVPLAASMKKTYSPLQAPPASGSPYQNPVPHQVHDIANMYSYNTKKVDDYNSISGYSDDITLKFNKDDINSKIAEIAKAGNISMEAVEAAIALRQQQILSKYANIPVPTTTSTTTTTTTEAVVFQLEPEPEIIVAPVPNKPKRNPTSGKVMNAPREYYPVGYEKNFDDHFQSKVDLPDTNFHCGDQKYFPGLYGDENLGCMVFHVCALTDDGLVMKSFLCPESTLFDQTILKCNWWFYVDCKNTMKLYDTNIPVSKSYQLMKALTFFSSYKKEMEDGQPMNPEDVEGIKSAITILENQDSKPEGSENVEIITPSPNTLPIIDERHSYNKNNVTSPVYRGTRDYTNSTEKRNQRRNPVQTQDNGDEYKLITLNANINFNNTKNSENKSSENSSERKRRRMVSRNNYTPTTKSTTIPVTTTTATTTTTTTSTTTTTQAPVEVTTPSVEIIKQEIHPIEDITPNTEQQVKLTDQIENLGEIDYTILREAEHSPPVRRFYRSSHERDDTINKKEIEIVNNKRVQIIRPTSSAQLVGEYPTQTATIAKLDEAVLGRKISGRFKKEAITIVVPTNYAIHRSPTRDRT